Proteins encoded in a region of the Paenibacillus sp. W2I17 genome:
- a CDS encoding 3'-5' exonuclease → MPYIIYDLEFTVSRNTRYSSEIIDIGAVKVTESADGLVVTDTFHTYVRPSNKSVLSTDTIQFTGITQKDIDAAPLFPAALNQFIAWMGSDPYYMCSWGPDDRSKLISHCRTHQLDVAWITNHNDLQQQWSRTVRKEGKFRQLGLAQALEICGIEFDGTQHRALDDAINTAKVFMHQFDRFTLENNCAADDEGIASKVVYSSSTEDEEKESPFGNLASLFKTKE, encoded by the coding sequence ATGCCATATATCATATATGATCTTGAATTCACGGTAAGCCGCAATACTCGTTATTCTTCTGAAATTATTGATATCGGTGCCGTTAAAGTTACGGAAAGTGCGGATGGATTGGTCGTAACGGATACGTTCCATACGTATGTTCGTCCTTCCAATAAGTCTGTTCTGTCCACTGACACGATTCAGTTTACAGGTATCACGCAGAAAGATATTGATGCAGCCCCCCTTTTTCCGGCAGCACTGAATCAATTCATCGCCTGGATGGGAAGTGACCCCTATTACATGTGTTCCTGGGGACCCGATGACCGCAGCAAACTGATCTCTCATTGTCGCACCCATCAACTTGATGTGGCCTGGATCACCAATCATAACGATCTCCAGCAACAATGGTCCCGCACCGTTCGTAAAGAAGGCAAGTTCCGTCAACTCGGACTCGCTCAGGCTCTTGAAATCTGCGGAATTGAATTTGATGGTACCCAACACCGTGCCTTGGATGATGCCATCAATACAGCCAAGGTGTTTATGCATCAATTTGATCGCTTCACGCTGGAAAACAATTGTGCAGCGGATGATGAGGGCATTGCATCCAAGGTCGTCTATTCCAGCTCCACAGAAGATGAAGAGAAAGAATCACCTTTTGGCAACCTGGCAAGCCTATTCAAAACCAAAGAGTAG